The Clostridium septicum genome contains a region encoding:
- a CDS encoding AIPR family protein, which yields MSIDYIEKQISEAIGNDSITSVEKGQRFLRWTLSYIFDKSDSEIEENDLNYGVLICDGPNDSGVDAAFIENDTISIIQSKYLNSNSYEAIAGFLYKIKTIIIDGISKESRGCLKDVYNATLDMEGIDIYYVTNDSIMENDWKVISKQVKEVEKAIKDNTQTKRVKIRILDINNIEDFIDESRSIVPKKFQGTQMKLILEKYFENKENNTIIAEVSLKSLASFIKNKENYLFYSNIRNFLGKRNKVNKEIERTYNEDPKKFWFYNNGITIVCDRYYDIKDFGNSGASMMIETPQIVNGCQTSSTIYSLWKNQSKEERINQEGTILVKIIEDINSTKRKKITKYTNSQTAVTGKDFFALEEFHYKLQKDFLKLGYNYIIQRKDRIEKKDRKKGNKKYSYLFDKKFNNAFFAKDIVQAFTAGIHFKPAKAKSISNLVPGGSYYDKLFNDQTTPQDARYYFFPYAIMYYSKNIMNHSKNDKLKSVNLLFINIYFKILLFLFQRLDLVTEDIVDIIHCDKDVIEWIDSIFKNQSLNKKILELTEEITKIFLKDTMIKRKIGDNLPKFLKSNVENDAEVIAVLNDKIREEIEDCDEFNIYDIKACLETSIEESSEV from the coding sequence ATGTCAATTGATTATATAGAAAAACAGATAAGTGAAGCAATTGGTAATGATAGTATAACTTCTGTAGAAAAGGGACAAAGATTTTTACGCTGGACATTATCATATATTTTTGATAAATCTGATAGTGAAATTGAAGAAAATGATTTGAATTATGGCGTATTAATTTGTGATGGGCCTAATGATTCAGGAGTAGATGCCGCATTTATAGAAAATGACACTATAAGTATAATACAAAGTAAGTATCTAAACTCAAATTCATATGAAGCAATTGCAGGATTTTTATATAAAATAAAAACAATTATTATTGATGGAATAAGTAAGGAATCCAGAGGTTGTTTAAAAGATGTCTATAATGCTACTTTAGATATGGAAGGAATAGATATATATTATGTAACAAACGATAGTATAATGGAGAATGACTGGAAAGTTATATCTAAACAAGTTAAAGAAGTAGAAAAAGCAATAAAAGATAATACTCAAACTAAGAGAGTTAAAATAAGAATATTAGATATAAATAATATTGAAGACTTTATAGATGAATCAAGAAGTATTGTTCCGAAAAAATTCCAAGGAACACAAATGAAACTTATTCTAGAAAAATATTTTGAGAATAAAGAAAATAATACAATAATAGCAGAAGTATCTTTAAAAAGCTTAGCATCATTTATTAAGAATAAGGAAAATTATTTATTCTATTCTAATATAAGAAATTTCTTAGGAAAAAGAAATAAAGTTAATAAAGAAATAGAAAGGACATATAATGAAGATCCTAAAAAGTTCTGGTTTTACAATAATGGGATAACTATAGTATGTGATAGATATTATGATATAAAAGATTTTGGTAATAGTGGAGCATCAATGATGATAGAGACACCTCAAATTGTAAATGGTTGCCAAACATCAAGTACTATATATTCTTTATGGAAAAATCAAAGTAAAGAAGAGAGAATAAATCAAGAAGGGACTATTCTAGTAAAAATAATAGAAGATATTAATAGTACAAAAAGAAAAAAGATAACTAAATATACAAATAGTCAAACAGCAGTAACTGGAAAAGACTTCTTTGCATTAGAAGAGTTTCATTATAAATTACAAAAGGACTTTCTAAAGTTAGGTTATAATTACATAATACAAAGAAAAGATAGAATAGAAAAAAAAGATAGGAAAAAAGGTAATAAAAAATATTCATATTTATTTGATAAGAAATTTAATAATGCCTTCTTTGCTAAAGATATAGTACAAGCATTTACAGCTGGAATACATTTCAAACCTGCAAAGGCTAAAAGCATAAGTAACTTAGTGCCAGGGGGAAGTTACTATGATAAATTATTTAATGATCAAACAACACCACAAGATGCAAGATATTATTTTTTTCCATATGCAATAATGTATTATTCTAAAAATATAATGAACCATAGTAAAAATGATAAATTAAAATCAGTTAATTTATTATTTATTAATATTTATTTCAAGATACTTTTATTCTTATTCCAAAGATTAGATTTAGTTACTGAAGATATAGTTGATATAATTCATTGTGATAAGGATGTAATTGAATGGATTGACAGTATATTTAAGAATCAAAGCTTAAATAAGAAGATTTTAGAATTAACAGAGGAAATTACAAAGATATTCTTAAAAGATACAATGATTAAGAGAAAGATAGGAGATAATTTACCTAAATTCTTAAAATCTAATGTAGAAAATGATGCAGAAGTAATAGCTGTACTTAATGATAAAATAAGAGAAGAAATAGAAGACTGTGATGAATTTAATATATATGATATAAAAGCTTGTTTAGAAACAAGCATAGAAGAAAGTTCAGAGGTATAG
- a CDS encoding ABC transporter permease, with amino-acid sequence MKNYLKNSLFITLSMTSILLIFSILISEIINEKGILNMCNYTYKNAITFSINKDDPICKTHENTEVIEEIKLFFSYLMEKDDLVVKSVNGKLFSNGFYTNGLYFNSNYTNNYKLLEGRFLDVSDFKNNNKVAVIPKSALKYVESNNDSKFLYSGSEKYTVVGVIDNGKSNQVKFATIFYNLSLNDINLNMDFDNIVIESDIYSNDELIKLVQDNPYIKIKKIKTDFFYKVSIMDFIKIGVFSFIVIYTPLIIVIFISIILCMYYWVNGIKYEIGVKKLCGANTFDIIKEITIKLIFISTISLTLCPIIQNALEFSNILNRSIIYTSYNFILNILFISLICIVLAIISFYRIDKLELVSLIKRR; translated from the coding sequence ATGAAAAACTACTTAAAAAATAGTTTATTTATTACTTTATCAATGACAAGCATTTTACTTATCTTTTCTATTTTAATTAGTGAAATAATTAATGAAAAGGGAATTTTAAATATGTGTAATTATACATATAAAAATGCTATTACATTTTCTATAAATAAAGATGATCCAATATGTAAAACCCATGAAAATACAGAAGTAATTGAAGAAATAAAATTATTTTTTTCTTATTTAATGGAAAAAGATGATTTAGTAGTAAAATCAGTAAATGGCAAATTATTTTCAAATGGTTTTTATACTAACGGTCTATACTTTAATTCTAACTATACTAATAACTATAAATTATTAGAAGGACGGTTTTTAGATGTTAGTGATTTTAAAAATAATAATAAAGTTGCTGTAATTCCTAAAAGTGCTCTTAAATATGTAGAAAGTAATAACGATTCTAAATTTTTATATTCTGGTAGCGAAAAATATACTGTAGTTGGTGTAATTGATAATGGTAAATCAAACCAAGTAAAATTTGCTACAATTTTTTATAATCTATCACTTAATGATATAAACCTTAATATGGACTTCGATAATATAGTAATTGAAAGTGATATTTATTCAAATGATGAGCTTATTAAATTAGTACAAGACAACCCCTATATTAAAATAAAAAAGATTAAAACTGATTTTTTTTATAAAGTAAGTATTATGGATTTTATTAAAATAGGTGTGTTTAGTTTTATTGTTATATATACGCCCTTAATTATTGTTATATTTATTTCAATAATACTTTGTATGTATTATTGGGTAAATGGTATTAAATATGAAATTGGAGTAAAAAAATTATGTGGTGCAAATACCTTTGATATTATAAAAGAAATAACAATAAAACTTATTTTTATTTCAACAATATCTCTTACTTTATGTCCAATAATTCAAAATGCTTTAGAATTTTCAAACATACTAAACAGATCTATAATATATACTTCTTATAACTTTATACTTAACATATTATTTATATCTTTAATTTGTATTGTACTAGCTATAATATCTTTCTATAGAATAGATAAATTAGAACTTGTTAGCTTAATAAAAAGGAGATAA
- a CDS encoding ABC transporter permease has protein sequence MIKYSYFYIKKSFFISVLLIFQLIFLILSLYNSFDIFTGFNIEKKQISKFFSDEILYGIEFRSDLNSSTSNDAFSNAEKIINDYLNTNSNHDFFLTLNSIESLSLEKFDNYENFKFPNSPEEGNKFYAKSLHINSDSLKRFPINLYEGRTFNDTELTHISSPKDTIPIILGYDFLNIYNIGDIITIGSSHNAEVIGILSKDQFNPGNLQSSQRFANLNNYIIIPNNYLDSGAYLTGAALLIFDKSTSKEYLNNIRSDLRNLFNEIDVSIDVRDFSSDLSIKITQYLNGLKDIVMISVIITIFIFVSITITLLNSILLYKKDFGVHYLTGARTIDIIKIISGELFILSFVAIILSTPIFIFKGLTNKINVIALLSTFIFLLIMNLIILIIPIVNINKIQLNQLIKGED, from the coding sequence ATGATTAAATACTCTTATTTTTATATAAAAAAAAGTTTTTTTATATCAGTTTTGCTTATATTTCAATTAATTTTTTTAATTTTAAGTTTATATAATAGCTTTGATATATTTACTGGATTTAATATTGAAAAAAAACAAATTTCAAAGTTTTTTAGTGATGAAATCTTATATGGAATTGAATTTAGGTCTGACTTAAACTCTTCTACTAGTAATGATGCATTTTCTAATGCTGAGAAAATAATTAATGATTATCTTAATACTAATTCAAATCATGATTTCTTTCTTACACTAAACAGTATAGAATCATTATCACTAGAAAAATTTGATAACTACGAAAATTTCAAATTTCCAAATTCACCTGAAGAAGGTAATAAATTTTATGCCAAATCATTACATATAAATTCTGATTCATTAAAAAGATTTCCTATTAATCTTTATGAAGGCCGTACATTTAATGATACTGAACTTACCCATATATCTTCACCTAAAGATACAATTCCTATAATATTAGGATATGATTTTTTAAATATCTATAACATAGGCGATATAATAACCATAGGTAGTTCTCATAATGCAGAGGTTATAGGAATTTTATCTAAAGATCAATTTAATCCTGGCAATCTACAATCTAGTCAAAGATTTGCAAACTTAAATAATTATATAATTATACCAAATAATTATCTTGATAGTGGTGCCTATCTTACTGGTGCTGCATTATTAATTTTTGATAAATCAACTTCAAAAGAATATCTAAATAACATTCGCTCTGATTTAAGAAATTTATTTAATGAAATTGATGTATCTATTGATGTAAGAGATTTTTCTTCTGATTTATCTATAAAGATTACTCAATATTTAAATGGCTTAAAAGATATAGTAATGATATCCGTTATTATAACTATTTTTATTTTTGTATCAATTACAATAACATTATTAAATAGTATCTTATTATATAAAAAAGATTTTGGAGTACATTATTTAACTGGCGCTAGAACCATTGACATTATAAAGATAATATCTGGTGAGCTCTTTATACTTTCTTTTGTAGCAATTATACTATCTACTCCAATTTTTATATTTAAAGGGTTAACTAATAAAATAAATGTTATTGCTTTACTTTCAACATTTATTTTTCTACTAATTATGAATTTAATTATATTAATTATCCCTATAGTTAATATAAACAAAATCCAGTTAAATCAATTAATAAAAGGAGAAGATTAA
- a CDS encoding ABC transporter ATP-binding protein, producing MSMIKLTNINKIYGELESETKALNNINLEIKKGELVALTGKSGSGKSTLLNLLGQLDVESSGSISIDGTITKNLTKNQRSKFRNSTIGFIVQHFALINDYTVYDNIELPLKYGNVKKSLRKDLILDVSSKLGIEDKLKSKPNNLSGGQCQRVAIARAIVNNPNIILADEPTGALDTVTGSEVMNIFKSLNSNGKTVIIVTHDLKLANECDRIIELKDGCIISDKIISNKN from the coding sequence ATGAGTATGATAAAATTAACTAATATAAATAAAATATATGGAGAATTAGAAAGTGAAACTAAAGCTCTTAATAATATTAATCTAGAAATAAAAAAAGGTGAGTTAGTTGCTTTAACAGGAAAATCTGGTTCCGGTAAATCAACTTTATTAAATTTATTGGGTCAATTAGATGTAGAATCATCTGGATCAATATCTATAGATGGTACAATTACTAAAAATCTTACTAAGAATCAACGTTCAAAATTTAGAAATAGTACTATTGGTTTTATAGTTCAACATTTTGCACTTATAAATGATTATACAGTATATGATAATATTGAATTGCCATTAAAATATGGTAATGTAAAAAAGTCTTTACGAAAGGATTTAATACTTGATGTTAGCTCAAAACTTGGCATTGAGGATAAATTAAAATCAAAACCTAATAATTTATCTGGTGGTCAATGTCAAAGAGTTGCTATTGCTAGAGCAATTGTAAATAATCCAAATATAATATTAGCTGATGAACCTACAGGGGCATTAGATACTGTAACTGGTTCAGAAGTAATGAATATTTTTAAATCTTTAAATAGTAATGGTAAAACAGTAATTATAGTAACTCATGATTTAAAATTAGCTAATGAATGTGATAGAATTATAGAGTTAAAAGATGGATGTATTATTTCAGATAAAATTATATCTAATAAAAATTAG
- a CDS encoding DUF4317 domain-containing protein — MMKKDILELKKRLKKDYCTFTKMCGCYVNGEKHTILKFRETFLNLDEDEYFKYLEIAKKVLSGTIGNNILELNFPLNDDLINEKQLFLMQLKNSQLKDDSILDNFYESIINNYDYTGNFLILIFHDAYDVITKTKDNLKLDESEEVYEYMLCAICPVSLSEPGLRYFEEENKIKARIRDWVVEAPINGFVFPAFINRSSDVNSIMYYTKNAKDTHPELMENTLGCSSRQTVTIQKETFQSIIKDSMGADEKKADKIFMEVQENLNNMIEEYNSIYNDTDAEPIALTKDNIQELLIDSGVPEEITNKIEKSYLENFGEDLPLVESLIDAKVLKANAQRKKEESLIKQVEILQTKLNEVKQESAITNETTDGNNNILEETLKADLEENLETNLENSLEESLEKTNDTDLENNNTTNDYDVILHVKPEKVPQIKSQIIDGQKCIVVPINENELATVNGLEDLI, encoded by the coding sequence ATGATGAAAAAAGATATACTTGAGTTAAAAAAACGCTTGAAAAAGGATTACTGCACCTTTACTAAAATGTGTGGTTGTTATGTTAATGGAGAAAAGCATACTATTTTAAAATTTAGAGAAACCTTTCTAAATTTAGATGAAGATGAATACTTTAAGTATTTAGAAATTGCTAAAAAAGTCTTATCTGGAACTATTGGAAATAATATTTTAGAACTTAACTTCCCACTAAATGATGATCTTATAAATGAAAAACAACTTTTCCTTATGCAACTTAAAAATAGTCAATTAAAAGATGATTCTATTCTTGATAATTTTTATGAATCAATTATAAATAACTATGATTATACTGGTAACTTTTTAATACTTATTTTTCATGATGCTTATGATGTTATTACTAAAACTAAGGATAATTTAAAATTAGATGAATCTGAAGAAGTATATGAATATATGCTATGTGCAATATGTCCTGTCTCACTTTCTGAGCCTGGTCTTAGATACTTTGAAGAAGAAAATAAAATAAAGGCACGTATTAGAGATTGGGTAGTTGAAGCTCCAATTAATGGCTTTGTATTCCCTGCTTTTATTAATCGTAGTTCAGATGTTAATTCTATTATGTACTATACTAAAAATGCAAAAGACACACATCCAGAATTAATGGAAAATACTTTAGGTTGTTCTTCAAGACAAACTGTTACTATACAAAAAGAAACTTTCCAATCAATTATTAAGGATTCTATGGGTGCTGATGAAAAAAAGGCTGATAAGATTTTTATGGAAGTACAAGAAAATCTAAATAATATGATAGAAGAATATAATTCTATATATAATGATACAGATGCCGAACCTATAGCTTTGACAAAGGATAATATACAAGAGCTTCTAATAGACAGTGGAGTTCCCGAAGAAATCACTAATAAAATTGAAAAATCCTATTTAGAAAACTTTGGTGAAGATCTTCCTTTAGTAGAAAGCTTAATTGATGCAAAAGTCCTTAAAGCAAATGCTCAACGAAAAAAAGAAGAGAGTCTTATTAAACAAGTGGAAATCCTTCAAACTAAACTTAATGAGGTTAAACAAGAATCGGCTATAACCAATGAAACTACAGATGGTAATAATAATATTTTAGAAGAAACTTTAAAAGCTGATTTAGAAGAAAACTTAGAAACTAATTTAGAAAATAGTTTAGAAGAGTCTTTAGAAAAAACTAATGATACAGATTTAGAAAATAATAATACTACTAATGACTATGATGTTATACTTCATGTAAAACCTGAAAAAGTACCTCAAATAAAATCTCAAATAATTGATGGGCAAAAATGTATAGTTGTTCCTATTAATGAAAATGAACTAGCTACAGTTAACGGTTTAGAGGACTTAATTTGA
- a CDS encoding STM3941 family protein, producing MSSIIIKENRNELKNLIALGTIIVLLSLLILFKGVYNLNVIFIIVGIIGSIFFGYCYVFTIMKLIKPKPLIVVNNSGIIDNSTAVSIGVISWDNIIDFRIEKHFNNEYIAIDVNNLNSLIKALHPLKRIVIRLNIMFKFSPILIYIGCADISSEEILNILKKQLIKV from the coding sequence ATGAGTTCAATCATTATTAAAGAAAATAGAAATGAATTAAAAAACCTTATTGCATTAGGAACAATTATAGTTTTATTATCTTTATTAATTCTATTTAAGGGAGTTTATAACTTAAATGTTATTTTTATAATTGTAGGTATAATTGGAAGTATTTTTTTCGGATATTGTTATGTTTTTACTATTATGAAATTAATTAAACCAAAGCCATTAATAGTTGTAAATAATTCAGGTATTATAGACAACTCAACTGCCGTAAGCATTGGAGTTATTTCTTGGGATAATATAATTGACTTTAGAATAGAAAAGCATTTTAACAATGAATACATAGCAATTGATGTTAATAATTTAAACTCATTAATTAAAGCTCTTCATCCTTTAAAAAGAATAGTCATTAGATTAAATATTATGTTTAAATTTTCTCCAATATTAATATATATAGGTTGTGCAGATATATCCTCTGAAGAAATTTTAAACATATTAAAAAAGCAACTAATAAAAGTATGA